A part of Oryctolagus cuniculus chromosome 4, mOryCun1.1, whole genome shotgun sequence genomic DNA contains:
- the LOC100357920 gene encoding ganglioside GM2 activator isoform X2, translating to MEPPLAMHSLMQAALLIAITLLPARPAAPAGSRQTHLSSFSWDNCDDGKNPVIVNSLTLEPDPIVIPGNVTIGAEVKTSVPLVSPQKVVLTVEKKVAGVWIKIPCVEQLGSCTYDNVCNVLDMLVPPGKSCSELLHVDGLPCHCPIKEGTYSLPSRVFTVPEMELPNWLVTGNYYIQGVLSSGEKRLACVKISASVKGLRKLPKE from the coding sequence ATGGAGCCACCCTTGGCGATGCACTCTCTGATGCAAGCTGCGCTTCTCATTGCTATCACCTTGCTTCccgcccgccccgcagccccTGCGGGCTCCCGCCAGACACACCTCAGTAGCTTTTCTTGGGATAACTGTGACGACGGGAAAAACCCTGTAATCGTCAACAGCCTGACGCTGGAACCTGACCCCATTGTCATTCCCGGGAATGTGACCATCGGTGCTGAGGTCAAGACCAGTGTACCCCTCGTGTCTCCTCAGAAGGTGGTATTAACTGTGGAGAAGAAAGTGGCAGGTGTCTGGATCAAGATCCCCTGCGTGGAACAGCTCGGCAGCTGCACCTATGACAACGTCTGTAATGTGCTGGACATGCTCGTTCCCCCTGGGAAGTCGTGCTCAGAGCTGCTGCACGTCGATGGGCTTCCCTGCCACTGCCCCATTAAAGAGGGTACCTACTCATTGCCCAGCCGTGTTTTCACAGTGCCTGAGATGGAGCTGCCCAACTGGCTCGTCACCGGGAACTACTACATCCAAGGCGTTCTAAGCAGTGGGGAGAAACGTCTGGCCTGCGTCAAGATCTCCGCCTCTGTAAAGG
- the LOC100357920 gene encoding ganglioside GM2 activator isoform X1, whose product MEPPLAMHSLMQAALLIAITLLPARPAAPAGSRQTHLSSFSWDNCDDGKNPVIVNSLTLEPDPIVIPGNVTIGAEVKTSVPLVSPQKVVLTVEKKVAGVWIKIPCVEQLGSCTYDNVCNVLDMLVPPGKSCSELLHVDGLPCHCPIKEGTYSLPSRVFTVPEMELPNWLVTGNYYIQGVLSSGEKRLACVKISASVKASAPPSTHGPIKMI is encoded by the coding sequence ATGGAGCCACCCTTGGCGATGCACTCTCTGATGCAAGCTGCGCTTCTCATTGCTATCACCTTGCTTCccgcccgccccgcagccccTGCGGGCTCCCGCCAGACACACCTCAGTAGCTTTTCTTGGGATAACTGTGACGACGGGAAAAACCCTGTAATCGTCAACAGCCTGACGCTGGAACCTGACCCCATTGTCATTCCCGGGAATGTGACCATCGGTGCTGAGGTCAAGACCAGTGTACCCCTCGTGTCTCCTCAGAAGGTGGTATTAACTGTGGAGAAGAAAGTGGCAGGTGTCTGGATCAAGATCCCCTGCGTGGAACAGCTCGGCAGCTGCACCTATGACAACGTCTGTAATGTGCTGGACATGCTCGTTCCCCCTGGGAAGTCGTGCTCAGAGCTGCTGCACGTCGATGGGCTTCCCTGCCACTGCCCCATTAAAGAGGGTACCTACTCATTGCCCAGCCGTGTTTTCACAGTGCCTGAGATGGAGCTGCCCAACTGGCTCGTCACCGGGAACTACTACATCCAAGGCGTTCTAAGCAGTGGGGAGAAACGTCTGGCCTGCGTCAAGATCTCCGCCTCTGTAAAGG